The Xenopus laevis strain J_2021 chromosome 7S, Xenopus_laevis_v10.1, whole genome shotgun sequence genome includes a window with the following:
- the chst3.S gene encoding carbohydrate sulfotransferase 3 — MDKIPNLPMDFRDILRTVRMKAKYALFVGFVVVLVIIEKENKIISKVSDKLNLKQIPQNIFEANSTENGVYLENGSLMSLNELDSAFSQFRNKLVNVTLQYGGKQPFFEDLPKGPRRHVLLMATTRTGSSFVGEFFNQQDNIFYLFEPLWHIERTVSFESVGANAVGSAIVYRDVLQQLFLCDLHILESFISPPPENHLTRFMFRRGSSRSLCEDPVCTPFVKKAFERYHCKSRRCGPLNMTLAMEACLNKDHVAVKAVRIRQLEYLRTLVEDPRLDMRIIQLVRDPRAVLASRMVAFSGKYESWKKWALEGAAPIPEEEVQKLKGNCESIRMSAELGLKQPEWLRGRYMLMRYEDIARSPLQKAKEMYRFAGISVTPQVEQWIIKNTQASQDNNGIYSTQKNSSEQFEKWRFSIPFKLAQVVQDVCKPAMKLFGYKLANDLETLTNRSISLLEERVNFWVT; from the exons ATGGATAAAATACCAAACCTGCCTATGGATTTTAGAGATATTTTGAGAACTGTCAGGATGAAGGCCAAATATGCACTGTTCGTGGGTTTTGTGGTGGTTCTGGTCATTAtcgagaaagaaaacaaaatcatcTCAAA GGTATCAGATAAACTTAATTTGAAGCAAATCCCACAGAACATCTTTGAGGCTAACAGTACGGAGAACGGTGTCTACTTAGAGAATGGTTCTCTCATGTCACTCAATGAGCTTGACTCTGCCTTTTCACAGTTCAGGAACAAATTAGTAAATGTTACTCTTCAATATGGGGGAAAGCAGCCATTTTTTGAAGATCTTCCAAAAGGTCCTCGCCGACATGTACTCCTCATGGCCACCACACGCACTGGCTCTTCTTTTGTAGGGGAATTTTTTAATCAACAGGACAATATATTCTACTTGTTTGAACCTCTCTGGCACATTGAAAGAACGGTATCGTTTGAATCTGTTGGTGCCAATGCAGTGGGTTCAGCAATTGTCTACAGAGATGTCCTTCAGCAACTTTTCCTATGTGATCTTCATATTCTGGAGAGCTTTATCTCACCACCCCCTGAAAACCACCTTACAAGATTCATGTTTCGAAGAGGTTCTAGCAGATCATTATGTGAAGACCCCGTTTGTACTCCATTTGTAAAAAAGGCCTTTGAGAGGTACCACTGCAAAAGTCGGAGATGTGGCCCCCTGAATATGACACTAGCTATGGAAGCCTGTTTAAATAAAGACCATGTGGCTGTTAAAGCAGTGCGCATACGCCAGTTGGAATATTTACGCACTTTAGTTGAAGACCCTCGTTTGGATATGAGGATTATCCAGCTAGTACGGGATCCAAGAGCTGTGCTAGCTTCGCGCATGGTAGCTTTTTCCGGCAAGTATGAGTCATGGAAAAAATGGGCATTGGAGGGAGCAGCTCCAATACCTGAAGAAGAAGTCCAaaagttaaagggcaactgtgAAAGCATCCGTATGTCTGCTGAGCTAGGTTTAAAGCAACCAGAGTGGCTTAGGGGAAGGTACATGCTGATGCGTTATGAAGATATTGCAAGGTCCCCGCTTCAAAAGGCCAAAGAGATGTACAGATTTGCTGGCATTTCAGTCACTCCACAGGTGGAGCAATGGATCATCAAAAACACACAAGCATCCCAAGATAATAATGGCATATATTCTACACAAAAGAACTCTTCAGAACAGTTTGAGAAGTGGCGGTTCAGTATACCCTTCA